The window tgaaacaaggcttcaaactgaaagtaaaaaatgCCTACAACGATGAGAATCTCacttaaaaagagaaaaaaaggctCATCAACAGAAAAGAATGGGTTGATTGACAACACTTGGATGAACAACTGCAGGTTCTTCACCAAAACAAAGGGGGCTTTCTCCgaagcagataaaaacaatggTGATAAGGAGCTGGTGAAACGATTGATAAGGTGTGGCCAAAAATATAAACTCTGTACAGCACAGCAGAAAATAGCCATTTCTGTCCAGTCTGAAGAAATGGAGGACCTTAACCAAAGAACAAGATGGTTTGGAGTCAATAAATTTGTGGATTATGCTGGAACTATTGACCCTGACAACTTCTACTACTACAGGGAGGaaaccaaagatcagtacaacagaatcacttcaatagtaAGAGTCTCTACACCAATTATGGACGCATGAAGAACTACatagaacagttgaaaaaccattcaacatcatcaatgtcagaaagacggatcaatgaaaacaaagacatggatTTCGGCTTGGAAGTTTGAGACTTTCAAGAGCATGTTGGTATCTCTTGATGTGTCACTGTTGAAGCATCTGTGACAGAAAGATAGAAATTATGtaatctaaatttaaaactgttcttttaaatctattttcttCTGTTCCTTTCAGACATGTTTCCTAATAAATCAATGCCTTCATTTGTCCCAGATAGTCTGGTGTTGACTCACATCTTGTTGTCTTCAAACATCACCACTTCATTGGGATTGGACTCTGATGCAGAGAAACTGACCCAGGAGCTTTCGGTTACCTTCACGACTGCAATCATTGCTTCATGATCCGTGTATCCAGCCAGGAAGTTGTGTCGTCCATATATCTGCATGCAAACATCAGGCAGTTATTACTCAACCTGTTGACGGCTGTTTGTTGCTGAAAATGACTTTAATGCTTTAAAGTCAGTCAAAATGTTTACAGACAACAGAAGTTTCTGTTTCTGGTTTCACTTAACAGTAAAAGATCACGTATCAAAATGGGGATTATAATCTGGACTCAAATCCCTCAAGAGACACCAGGATTAACAgcacaacaaacaggaagtctctaCATGGAGTGTTAATTtctaaatgatttaaaatttgaatgacctgaaatgaataaaatggctaatgctaagctaaagtCTCAGGCAGGAATGAGGAGGGCTTACCACGCTGTGATCAGCCAGAGACACTGGCGTGATCAAGGGCTGGCATTCTTCAGGCGTCAGAGCCGATACGCTCAGGAACACGCCGGCCAATAGGACGAAACCGCCGAAGCACAGATTCATGATGCTGCTGGACGTTGAACCAATTGCGTCTGATGACATCGTCAGCATTTATATGAGTGGGTGCTGACTCTTCTGACGTCAGTTGGGTAGGACGTGTTGATGGCAGCGTATCATTGGTTGAAACTGGATTCTGTGTTTGCTGAAGGTTTTCAAAAGATATAGATTTAACCTCAGAGGTGAGGTCCAGGTTCCACAGCAAATCCTGAACCTAGAATTTCCCTTATCACGACAAAAAATGTTACACAACAGAATGGAATGCCCTTAATGTCATCACACACAAGTGTACAACAAGATTTAAGACAACTCTTGgtgcaaaacaaacagaacacaggtaCAAGAGACTAGCAATTGTAGAACACAGGTTACAGGTTCTCCTGATCTACTTGAGATTTTTCCAGGTTAATCCAAGTTTCACATCTTTAATGGGGATTTTTTATTGGACATGCAAATTTAAAGAATTTTGTAAATGCATTCTAGCAAGAAAAATGTTGAGGCCCGTTGTGTTGGTGAACCCCCCAGAGAGAAGGGTCTCAAAAGGACGTTAGTTCTTGATCGCCTCGTCTGTGTTATTGTTCAGTTaccaatgaaaataaatcatggGAGTCATGTCTCAATAACAGGAATCAATCACAGATCGGGATGAAGACTATTTACACACAGTCCAGGGGTCAAAACAGAGTCCAGGTGCAGACAAGGTTCATagacaagcagacagacagacagacggacagagagacagacaaacaggtaCCAGAAGGTAATCCAAACTCGAAGCGGGAGACTTGATCAAAAAACAGGTCAAAAACAATCAACATTCTATTTGGGAGggggctcagtggtagagtggatGTCTTATGACCAGACATCGGCGGGTAGATTGCCGCTACCGCACCCAAAAAAGGATTTGGGTGTGACTTTGGGGACATGACGAACACGTGGTGTGGTGGAGTTCGTCAGTCAAATAACATCTGTGACGGGTCCCCCAACAAACTCCAAAGGGAACTAGGCCAAGGAACAGAACAACTGTTTCCAAAAGGTCACAGCTTCACGAAAAACGCGACTGTTTCATCGATAAACATTTAACCTCCACCTCTCAAGCCGATTAGCAATAAGATGTATTTACCAATAGATTGGCAAATTtctcagtttgggatcaataaaatacaCCAATCTCTCTAGTTATATTGATTTGTTTGACAAGTCCcaataataaatagaatatcATGGAAAAGTTACATCaagttaatttaattcaataaaataatttagtttATATATAACatagtattttccacactacaaggcacactggactataaggcgcaccttcaatgaatggtgtatttaaaacttttatatataaggcacacAGGAGGGATTTCGACACTAATTAAGGTTAAATCAATGAAATCTGATACTAAATGTTGACATTGTGTTGACCAATGTTAGCTTTGAGTTTGTACTTTGTTTCTTAGTCAAGATTCTAttcaaatttaactgaattagCTGTTTGCAGCTAGCAGTTAGCTGGTCTGGTTAGCAATGTAGGAATAGATGATGCATGTACAGATGTGTTGCTTTGAACCCAAAGAAAACCAATGAATTTCTGACAACTCTCTTGAaaaaatttagttttatttagttAAAACCATCCTAAATAAAACTGTGTTGCTACTTCAGATTTGTCACAGGAGGTTCATGGTTCTTGACTTCAGAAGTCCAGAAAGATGCCGGCCCCTTCAGTACAGAACcctgcagagagagaaggaggtaaAGACGTCTGTCTTACAGCACATATCCTGTTCTAGCAGATGTGAAGGTGACGCACCATTCTGTGGCTCGTGTTTGAAGGTAGGTTCTCCAGAGTAGCCGAGGCAGCCCGCTTGCTTCTTGAAACTTTCCAAGTCTGAGTCCGTCACAGACGATTGTTTGCCTGTAAGACCAAAACCAAACATTAACGCTGGATGAACTCTTTCACATGGAAGAAACTTGGAAGGAATTTCTCTGACTCGTACACATCAGATAAAATGCTTGAGCGCGAAACTCCACGTCGCCAAAAGTTTTGTCGATGTTTAGCATTTGTAAGAACGGGTCGATTTGGCTGATGGTGCTGGTGGAGTGGAGTGCATAGCAACCGTCAACGCTGGGCAGCAAATCAATCTCTGAGGTCCAGTTGGTGACTGAGGACAGAAGCAGAAAGGTGTTAGAACTGAAAGTGGAACAACAGGCTGGTGTGATTAGCTGGTTGGCTAACAGCCTGCATTCATACTATCAGTTAGCCATTGGACTGCTAcataagtttatttttttgctaaTAACTTTGGTTTTTGATGCAGACACCTGGGACTGACTCCAGGAGTACAACGGGAATTCAGCAAAattaatgtttacttgtaaactTTGTGTTCAGCATGAAACTACATCATTCACGTTTTTTGTGAcctttgtcatcatcatcatcatcatcttcatcattatcaCACATCAGTGGACTGGAGTCACATCAGGTCACTCACGcaacattttgactttgtcTCCTTCGATCAACATGTTGACTCTTGACTCATAGCACTGTCCATTCCtggaaaaacagaggaagagaagcttcagatccatccatccaaccattggtaggtaggtaggtatgagaaaatgacaaaaagaaaaaggaaagcagAGAAGTTTGATAACAGAGAAGTCAAAGGATGAGTTGCTGGAAGAGTTAAGAGAAGAGTTAAGAAAGGTCTTGGAAGAAGTGAAGCAGCTatagaaagaaaaggaagggagggagcAGCACGTTGTTGCCTTGGAACACAAAGTGGACGATTTGGAACAGAACGCTTGCATtaaagatgtgatcatcaccggcatcaaaatcaagtcatgcacgcatgcacaggCTGTCGCCAGGTGTATCAGGCAGGCCACCGAACACAACGCCCATAATGACACAGTGCTGTCCAACCAGGAGAGGGATGGGCGCCGCCAGGTTCAATTGCCCAAGACTCACCATATGATGACAACCTCGGGTCATCTGCGGTGCCCCAACTACCCTCTGGGTTTacaggctaggctaggctaggagGAAGAGGTGATTTCCCAATTCAGAAATCTGGAGATAATTTTAGATCCAGAGCACATCCAAAGCTGTTATTCACTGCCATTTGggggtaggagaccacctgcagtgctgataaaattctgCAACCATAAACACAAGATTGcttttctgaaacaaggcttcaaactgaaagtaaaaaatgCCTACAACGATGAGAATCTCacttaaaaagagaaaaaaaggctCATCAACAGAAAAGAATGGGTTGATTGACAACACTTGGATGAACAACTGCAGGTTCTTCACCAAAACAAAGGGGGCTTTCTCCGgagcagataaaaacaatggTGATAAGGAGCTGGTGAAACGATTGATAAGGTGTGGCCAAAAATATAAACTCTGTACAGCACAGCAGAAAATAGCCATTTCTGTCCAGTCTGAAGAAATGGAGGACCTTAACCAAAGAACAAGATGGTTTGGAGTCAATAAATTTGTGGATTATGCTGGAACTATTGACCCTGACAACTTCTACTACTACAGGGAGGaaaccaaagatcagtacaacagaatcacttcaatagtaAGAGTCTCTACACCAATTATGGACGCATGAAGAACTACatagaacagttgaaaaaccattcaacatcatcaatgtcagaaagacggatcaatgaaaacaaagacatggatTTCGGCTTGGAAGTTTGAGACTTTCAAGAGCATGTTGGTATCTCTTGATGTGTCACTGTTGAAGCATCTGTGACAGAAAGATAGAAATTATGtaatctaaatttaaaactgttcttttaaatctattttcttCTGTTCCTTTCAGACATGTTTCCTAATAAATCAATGCCTTCATTTGTCCCAGATAGTCTGGTGTTGACTCACATCTTGTTGTCTTCAAACATCACCACTTCATTGGGATTGGACTCTGATGCAGAGAAACTGACCCAGGAGCTTTCGGTTACCTTCACGACTGCAATCATTGCTTCATGATCCGTGTATCCAGCCAGGAAGTTGTGTCGTCCATATATCTGCATGCAAACATCAGGCAGTTATTACTCAACCTGTTGACGGCTGTTTGTTGCTGAAAATGACTTTAATGCTTTAAAGTCAGTCAAAATGTTTACAGACAACAGAAGTTTCTGTTTCTGGTTTCACTTAACAGTAAAAGATCACGTATCAAAATGGGGATTATAATCTGGACTCAAATCCCTCAAGAGACACCAGGATTAACAgcacaacaaacaggaagtctctaCATGGAGTGTTAATTtctaaatgatttaaaatttgaatgacctgaaatgaataaaatggctaatgctaagctaaagtCTCAGGCAGGAATGAGGAGGGCTTACCACGCTGTGATCAGCCAGAGACACTGGCGTGATCAAGGGCTGGCATTCTTCAGGCGTCAGAGCCGATACGCTCAGGAACACGCCGGCCAATAGGACAAAACCGCCGAAGCACAGATTCATGATGCTGCTGGACGTTGAACCAACTGCGTCTGATGACATCGTCAGCATTTATATGAATGGGTGCTGAATCATCTAAATGTCCGTTGGGTAGGACGCGCTAATGGCAGCGTATCATTGGTTGGAACTGGATTCTGTGTTTGCTGAAagatttcaaaaaataaatatagatttAACCTCAGAGGTGAGGTCCAGGTTCTACAACAAGTAAGGGAAAGGCACCAATGATAAAGAAGGTGTGTGTATAATGTCTTTAAAAGAAGACTTTGCGGAACTAGAAGACTAGAAGAAATGTGACAGAACAGACCACAGGTTACAGGTCCTACGAGACAATCTTTGCCACCAGAACTCAACGATCTCAAACGAGCCTGGGAATAGGATTCAGGGAAAGATTCTGAGAGATTGTGCATTCCAGGTGTAAAACATCAAGAGATACAGATGAGATGAATGAGTTATACCTAGGAGCTACTGGACTAATGCCAGATGGCTACAGATGGGTTTGGAGAAGGTCTCACCTGTTTGTCTGGACATTTCGATCTGTTTTTATAGCCGTTATCGGCACATGGAGTTTGATCAGGCGCCACTGGGTATGCGAACGTTTGTCTAGTGTAGGGATCTGAAAACCTGATCTGATAAGATCCGAAACCTCCAGAACCATCATCTCCCCACACCTGTCTGAGATTGCTCCCATCTGTTTACATAAATAATTacatctaaaaaatgttttaataatttattataagCTATAGTTAAACAAtgatttcaaaaaaatccataatCATACATATACTATttacaacatcagcaacaaaaagaagaacaTTCTTCTCGTTATCGGAGGAAACGACCACGTCATAAAGTCTGCTCcacaaagtttttaaaaaaatcaggcaGCAACTTTcaacatgtacaaaaaaaacagacaagctctgaaacacgtgaagaaaaaaatcacagcatGGACGAGACGTGTGAACGCAACGAGTCACGTTTACGGAACGAAACACGTCGCAGGATTTAGCAAACAGTCAGGTGGGAGGATTGGATTCTTTTACTTTGAAGGTCTTGcatgaaaatacattaaaaccaaACTGGTGCAATATTTTATGTTGAAAACACCCTTTCTTCTAAggttttttggggaaaaaaatgatttcttaAAATCGCTATTGATTATAAAGGACCATATTCTGATCATGAGGACAGGTTGAAAAGAAGTTGTAGAGACTAAATATATGGAAACTGAAGGCACTGGTGATTGCCGTgaaatttaatattatatttcGAACGTTGTGACGTTCAACTGTCGTCACCGCGTAATGACAACTGTTGCCATACAATAGTCTCCCCCCAAAGGAACTCTCCAAGAGGAGCCCGGGTCTTCCTCCCGGGTGTTGCTGTGGATGAACGCCCCACCTACTCAGTCTACAATTATGATAGAATTCAGGCAGCGTGGAAAGAAAACTTGGTGCTCAAAAGGTGCTGTTGGATCAGAACCGGGTCAAACACAGCAGAAGTGCAAAGGATAAATCCAGTGATGGGCGTGGTGAAGTTTCATCTGATGTAAATGGAGCCATTGTAAGGCGAGGAGGCGGAAAACAATTGGCGAGGATGAGTCAGCAGAgtgagtggaggaggaagagggacagCAGGATGAAGAAAGGCAAGCACAAAATGTAAGGGATCAGAAAAAGACTGGAATTCACAGACAAACCTGAATCAGACACGAGCCAGTGAACGCAACACGCCAAAACATAGCAGCACTGAGATGAACTCCGACTCTCTTAACAGAAAAATTCCCTCAGAAGTTGAGTTTGTGACTTTTTGCGGTTAAAAAGTTTGATCGGGTCAAAAGAGGTTAATATGGACCAAACTCAGATaaatggtgacgatgatgaaaAGCACAAAgctgaaacaaatgtttggaaTACAATAGGATAGACATTTTGGACCACCCTAAACTCCAgcctccaaaaaaacaactgcagcCAGTTTTTATTGAAACCCTGTCTTTCCAGTGAAATAGAACCTGAAGAGTTCTGAAAGTGAAGCACGAAATGAATAAATCACGATGCGAATATCTCATACGGAACATAATACTGAAGTCTGTAGGAAAGATCCATCTGGAGAACATCGAAAGCAAGTAAGGGACTGTCATTCTGACAGTGAGGACCCCACCAGGGCCAGTAGGGGGTTCTAGACCGGTCACAAGAGAAAACTCAAACTATTTAAGCATTTTTGAGCTTCTTAAtctcatgatgtcatcaccgtcCTCTGCTGACAGAGTCCTgatgagaacaggaagtgaggcccGTTGTGTTGGTGAACCGTCCAGAGAGAAGAGTCTCAAAAGTTCTCGATCCCCTTTCGTCCCTGCTATCGTTCAGTTACCAATGAGAATAGATCATCTAGGCGTGAGTCTGAACTCAGGCACATGTTTGGAGACTATAAGATGTCCATCAGCTTCTGGTCAATGTTGTGTTCCTGGCGGTCATTACGGTCCTGCTTCTACTTTGTCTCCTACTCAGaactgaggtggaggtggaggccagACATCAGCCAGCCCTAGAAACACTGGTTACTAGGCAACAGACGAGAAATGACGATGATGGGAACTGATGTTCCCTCTTCATTGAGTCCCACAAGTTCTTCCAATAagtctatttaaaaaaaggtgtCCAATTTGTCAAGAACGAAAGCTGAAAAGAGAAAGTCAGTGTTCTCCTACCAGGAGAGACAGAAACCCCGACTCGCTGCCCGGCAGGCAGTTTGACGTGGAGATCACAGAAACCTTCAGACAGGAGGGATTTCTAGAacgtctgtctgtgttttttttccccagatacTGCCTGCCAGGCAAACTGAGGTGACGTCCAGAAGGGAAGCAGAAAATACTCAAAGCACGTTTCGCCCAAACCGTCAAAGACTTTGACATCAAGACTGGAACTCACAGAGGTTCAGTTCCTCCTAGAGCCTCTTTCTGTTAGCCTTCTCAACACAACAGGAATACTGTTAAACTGCCATGACAGCTAGCGCCGCCCTCCTGGTGCATCACTGAcattagatcacacacacaaaggtattgtttatgttttgttGACTATTGACTCACAAGTCTAATCTGAGATTGTAATTGCACCATCATGCTAGGGGTCTACCCTGTTCTTAAGGGTTGTGTTCAAGCAACCATTGTGTTGAGTTGGGTTGTAACTATGTGATCACTAGAAAACAAGGCTTTTCAACTGAGATCCACCtgccactaaccctaacttttACCCTAAATTTACCCTATTTATCACCCTCACCCAAAACCTAGCCCTAACCTTGATCCTTACCAGCAGTAACCACTAGAGGGAGAACGTCTTTGGTGTTTCTACTACACCATCTTCGTCACCTCAGTATAGCTTGTCAGTTGTCAGGGTTTCTGCCTCTCAGGCTGCCTGTCAGGAAATCCGGTAGTCGAAGGTGTCCTTCTCCCTGTAGTCCGTCCAGGTGGAGGACGGCATGCTGCGATACGGGTCCAGAAGGATCCGGAAACATCGGACAATCAGTAAGCccaggaagatgaagagaatgAGAAGGAAGATGAACGCTGCCCTCTGCTCCAGCGTGAGGAAGGAGACAGATTctgagtaggaggaggaggaggagtagtcTAGTTCAGACGAGGAGAATGTGCTGCTATagatgtcatcagccatgttgAGACGGGCGgtctgtccaatcagaggctgtCCACGGGCAGATCTGTTCTTTGTGGTAGAAGGAAGTCGATAGGTCTGAGGACACAAACAAACTgttgacaaacaggaagtgaccatCATCACTATATCAAAACCACAATACgtttctatgcagatgacattcAGCTGTACATCTCTGCGCGTTACCCTTTATTATTCTGTCAACCTGTTCTCTCCAGATCGTCAGCTCTTTCGTGGATTACCACTACGaccaaaaagaaacacagaggaCGCTGCGAGAGAAAACAGAAGCGAGGACATCTTCATCTAAACAGGACATCTGTACAAACTCTGGTAAGAAGATAGGTGGTGGTCCAACACCACGCCGCAACTGAGTTGAGGTAACCCAAGGAAAGCTGAAGGCACCGATGGGGCCCCAGGTCAGGTTCTCAGGGGCCGTGCAGGTAGAACAGCCTAGGATTACACCGACTGGAATTCAGTAGTGAACATAGTCGACGATTCGACTTTGTTTGGGCTGATCACCAACTGCCAATCAGCCTCCAGAGCAGACATCTCAACTGGAGCTGCTTTCCAGAGCTGTGGCGGAtattaattatcattattatcattattattattattgagggCCTCCTCCTCGGAACAAACTGGTTTTCCCTCTAAACCGGTAACAGACTGATCTGGTACTGATAAACACCACAGTCTGGGCTTCACAGACCAGATgatgctcctcttcatcttcatctggtACAGAATGTATAAAATCACAATCACTCGGATGCCTAAGTCTAGACAGTAAACGGATGCACCAACCAGCCCTGTGATGATGAGAACATACCTGTTTGCCACACATGCAGACGCCATCGTGTCTCCGTCACCTCCCTCCACCTGTTAGCGCCTCAGGATGCCTGACAGACCGCGTTCAGGTCAAATTAACCAGAAGAGAAGTTGGGACTCACCCTGCAGCCGCAGCATCAGGTCACCGCCCGCACTCCAACACTCGCCCTAAAACCAGTCGCCATGCCGTCATCGTTGCCGGAGAACCAGCGGAATGCAACCGTCTGATTGGACGGgcctttgtttgttttattttggctgCTGCTCGGCTCACGCTGCCGCCGCACCTTCGCTGTTTTCCCATCTGCCTTTGACTGTGAGGAGGATGGTGTTGGCGCTGGCTGTGTCTCGTTGCCCATGGCAACCGGTTGCTATAGCAATGGACCCGAGCTCATTGGGTGAGCCTTGAAGGTGGGAGGGGTTAGGGAGCATTAGAGAGGAGTTTGTTTATATGGGAGTTACCGAAGATTAGCTGGAATTaggggagaggaggggaaggtCGGGGGGTGAGAAAAGAGGGAGTCAATGGAGGAATACAGGGTGGAAGGGGAAAAAGGGGGAGAAAGTATTGGAGGAAAGGCTTCCTGGTAGTTTTGGGCTGTACTGGTCCTGACAACGTCGTCAGGGGAGCTGCGTTACCCTGACGACCCGGGAGGCAAATCCCGGTCACGGGGTCGTCATGGAGATTCAGCTCACCTAGTCTTGTCTCTACCCTTATAAACTAAACATGTGACACATCGACATCAAATGACCTCCTCCAGCCATTCTGCTGAATCATTCCGCTCACCAAAGCGGTAAACAACTTTTTATTTGCTGACCCGGCGTCTGAGCTGGTCGTGTCCCTGGTCCCTCAAAGAAGGACACCTCCAGGCTAGACAAACTGACCAGGAAGCTTGACTAGTTGCTTGAACTAGTTGAAGCAACTAGTTCAAGCAACGTGCAGTTCTTAAATCTCTCCACCAGGGGTCAGCATTGGTTTGgcagcctatcccaggtgaGTTTGAGTGGAGACGTGGTCACAATTTCAACTCCGCTGCAAAAGCCGGAGTACCCAGAGGAACCCTACCCGGATACTGAGTCACCATTAATCCCTCCGTTCTTTTCCACAGTTCCCATGaacgccacttcctgtttttaactTGACAAGACAACAAATAATAGAAACACTCTGATATCTGGCCCGCATGGGTTCTGGGTTTGATCACCGGATCGTGGCTTTTCAGAGGATCCAGAGACACTGGATGCTAACTGATGAGCGCTGCTACTGGACGCTTGTACCTGCAGGAAGTGGAGTACAAGCCATTCTGATCAGCCAGTCTCTTTATAGATTGTTCTGAGTCAgatcctggtcatgtgaccaggatgAGAACAAATCAGAAGTCTCATATTCTTATAAACATGTTCAGAGAGAGTTCTTCATCTTGAGTGTCCTGCATACGTTCAACACTATCTTCCTTCTCAGATCTGAGATTGATAGTAGAGAAACATTATTTctacagagaaaataataataataaagacagaACATGATGAAGATAGCAGAGGAAGGACCTTTTCATCATCACTCCACAACTGGGTCACAGACCAGTTTAACCAGTCAGCGCACGGCGTCACTATTAGCTTTGATATGTATGATGATGTATTCTGGGAGGTGAAATCTGCCTGACGACAGCATACCGACAACACCAGCGTGGCATGCTGGGACCAGAACACATCCAGAGACCCTCATTAGAAGGGCTGACAGCTCGGCGGCGCCTCCTCTGCAGCGAGGATGTATCCCAGGGGGGTGAGCCGAAAATACgacaccagagaagaagaaacgcGATCAGAGGGTCGCTTGTTTGATCTGGACTCAAACGTCTCACCCGTGAACGGAGATCAAACCTGCAACCCTTTGCCTGCCCTCCTACAATTAAAACTATTggtataataatttattttaattccatgAATCTCACTAAATgacttcattattttatttgatcatCAGGAATCTGCTTCATCCCTGAgctaaaataaatctgttgGAGAACATGAAACAAGCTGTCAGCATTAGCGTGAAGCTAATTTGACCTCATcttgtcttttttcattttttgattgtttttgtggcatcattgaaaacattttcatagatCAACTCTGATGAAAAATGGGTTTTATACTTTAGGTGAGTTGCTAGCTGACCTAGCAGGacctatgctaagctaaccccTTCGTTGGTGATGGATCGTTAGGGTTCTACGTTGTGTTCTGGCTGTAAATGACCGACTACAGAACTCAGAAAACATTTCCAATTTATTAACAGTCTAAAATGGAACGCCGTAAGTCCTTCACGCCTCCGATCGAGAGCAAGAGAAGTGAGACGTAAGTGCAATCGTTGATTCGAAAGAATCGAGTAAATACTTTGAACGTACAAACACAGTGACGTGAGCGCTAAATGTTTGGAGTGCATGAATTTCTAGTGCGAGGGAGGAATTAGAGTTTACACAGTCACTGCTCAGTGCTCAGTTCGTTCTCCAGGTACCAATATGGTACAAAAGTCATCAGATCCGTCAGTCGTACTCCGATCCGTGTCCAACAAATGTTCTTCGGTCCAGGTCGAGGCTTTGGGTGTCTTTCGGAATTGTTAGCATCTTTCATGCTGTTTTTGGCGTctttctcagcaggaaacctCCAGATCTCGCTGACGAGCGACGGAAACTCATCCAATCCGGTTGTTCCAGACATTTCGGAGTCTTTTAACCGGTTGACGACGGCAGAAACCGCAGTCTTGCAGTCTCAGTGGTTGTACTTTCCCGACTCCGCTATTGGCGAAGTTCCTGCGTTTGGAAGGAATAACGGTTTTGGCGGGACTTTGGGTTTCAGCGACACCGTTCTCCGGACGATGGCTGCCCGTTGCGGGCGTGGCCCTTCCTTGTAACTATGCTGCCGTGTCAGGCAGGAGTTTGCCGTCAATCGCCGCCGGTTCTCGATGTTGGCGCTGCTGTCGGTTGTCCCGCTCGTGTCGGTCGGGCCGTTGCAGCTGCTGTTGGTGTTCATGCTGGCTAGAAAGCCTGGATGCTGCGTCCGATGTTGGTTGAAGCTGTGGTGGCGCGACACCGCGCCTCCTCCGCTGCCGATTTTGACGAGGGAGCGGCGTTGGGAGTGGTGACGCGTCACCCCAACGCCGCTACCTTCAGGTCTCTCTGGAATGACCTGATGCTGGAGTGgagtagaggaggaggaagaagcgaTGGAGGAGGATAAGGTTGGGTTCTTggatgatgaggaggtggaggacgaggaggaaccTGGGTTTGATGCCTCCAGGCATTTGGGGAGGCAATCCCTCGGGAGCATGGAGGCACCGTAATAAGACGCCGGGTCCGTCTTG of the Antennarius striatus isolate MH-2024 chromosome 14, ASM4005453v1, whole genome shotgun sequence genome contains:
- the LOC137607086 gene encoding uncharacterized protein is translated as MLTMSSDAVGSTSSSIMNLCFGGFVLLAGVFLSVSALTPEECQPLITPVSLADHSVIYGRHNFLAGYTDHEAMIAVVKVTESSWVSFSASESNPNEVVMFEDNKMNGQCYESRVNMLIEGDKVKMLLTNWTSEIDLLPSVDGCYALHSTSTISQIDPFLQMLNIDKTFGDVEFRAQAFYLMCKQSSVTDSDLESFKKQAGCLGYSGEPTFKHEPQNGFCTEGAGIFLDF